Genomic segment of Candidatus Atribacteria bacterium:
GTAGAAATGTTTCTAAAAAGATTGGTAGTCGGAGAATTAAAAACCAATTGTTATTTAATTGGTTGTAAAAGGACTAATGAAGCAGCAGTCATTGATCCGGGTGGAGAAGATGATGATATAGATTTAATTATAAATCTTTTACAGAAAAATAGGTTGGATTTGAAGTATATTATCAATACCCACGGACACATCGATCATATTGTGGGCAATAGCCTATTAAAAGATAAGACCAAGGCTTTATTATTCATCCATAGGTTAGATGCTGAAATGTTAACCAATACCAATAAAAATTTTTCTTATTTTATGGGAAAAGAGATATACTCGCCTCCTGCAGATAGATTTTTAGAAGAGGGAGATGAGATATTTTTAGGAAGATTAAAATTAATGGTAATTCACACACCGGGTCATACCCCGGGAGGAATTTCCCTTG
This window contains:
- a CDS encoding MBL fold metallo-hydrolase translates to MFLKRLVVGELKTNCYLIGCKRTNEAAVIDPGGEDDDIDLIINLLQKNRLDLKYIINTHGHIDHIVGNSLLKDKTKALLFIHRLDAEMLTNTNKNFSYFMGKEIYSPPADRFLEEGDEIFLGRLKLMVIHTPGHTPGGISLVLNNVIFTGDTLFAGSIGRTDLPGGSYQDLIKSIKEKLLILGDDKIIYPGHGLNSTIGEEKRTNPYI